The DNA region TTCCGCGCAAGGCGCGTGAACAAACCGTAATCCTGAACGGGTTCTGAACGCATTATGAATGACGAAAACACCCTTCCTGAACAGCAAAAGCCGCTCCCGCCAGCCGCGCAACGGGCCTTGGCGGAAGCGGAGGCACGGCGACGCGATATCGATGCTAGGACAGCCTTCGCTCCCAAGGAGAAAGGTGGCCGCGGCGGGCTGGAGCCGAACCGCTATGGCGACTGGGAGATTAAAGGGCTGACCAGCGACTTCTAGCTGGCGGCCGCAGCGATGGCGGGCAGGAGTTCGCGCTCGAAAGTCTGAGGGGTAAGCGGACCGACATGCTTGAAGGTGATGATGCCATTGGCATCCACCACGAAGGTCTCGGGCACGCCATAGACACCCCAATCGATGGAGACGCGGCGATTGCGGTCGGCGCCGACGGCGTCGTAGGGGTTGCCCAGTTCGGCTAGGAAGGCCCGAGCATTCTCGGGTGCATCGGCCTGGTTGATGCCGTAGAGGCGGACGCCAGTGTTGGCCTTGAGTGCTTCGAGCAGTGGGTGCTCGGCACGGCAGGGCACGCACCAGCTGGCAAAGACATTGACCACTGTCACCTCGCCCCCAAGGCTTGCGGTGTCGAAGCCCGGCACGCCTAGCTCAGGCACCGGCTCGAGCGCAAAGCTGGGCACTGGTTTGTCGATCAGCACCGAGCGCACGAGATTGGGGTCGCGGTCGATGGAAAAGGCAAAGACGGCCACAAGTGCGATCAGCAAAAGCAGTGGCAGCCCGAACAGCACATAGCGCATCAGGTGGCGTCCCGGCGGCGGGGATTGGCCGCTTCGAGTTCAGCGAGGCGCAGCCGGGTGCGGCGGGCGTCCAAGAGGGTCCAGCCGGCCAGCGCTGCAACTGCGAGCGCTACGCCGAGGTAAGCCCAGATTATATAGATGGCGTGCGGCCCCAGATCGATCATGCGGCCCTCTGCACGGCGCGGCGCTCCAGCCCCTGAATGCGCCGGCGCTGCACTTCGGTATGCATGGCCTTGAGATGGAGCGCGAGGAACAGGAAGGTGAAGGCGAAGAACATCAAGAACAGCGGCGTTAGGATTGAGGGCGGCATGGTTGGGCCGTCGGCTCGGAACACGCTTGCCGGTTGATGAAGGGTCGACCACCAATCCACCGAGAATTTGATGATGGGGATGTTAACAGCGCCCACAAGGGTAAAAACGGCGACCACGCGTGCCGCCCGGAGCTGGTCGTCGAAGGCGCGCCACAAGGCGATGATGCCCAAATAAATGAAGAGGAGCACCAGAGTGGAGGTCATGCGACCGTCCCACTCCCAGAACGTCCCCCAGGTCGGGCGACCCCAAAGAGCGCCGGTAAAGAGCGCCAACGCGGTAAAGAGCGCGCCCAGCGGTGCAGCCGACTTCATGGAGACATCGGCCATGGGATGGCGCCAGACCAAGGTGCCGATGGCCGAGATGGACATCACCACATAGGTGAACTGGCTGAGCCAGGCGTTGGGCACGTGAATATACATGATCCGGACGGTGTGGCCCATCTGGTAGTCCTCGGGCGAACCGAAAAACGAGAACCACAAACCCACGGCGAAGAGGATGGCGGTCAGCGCCACCAAAGGCCAGAGCAGGGGACGCGTCCAGGCGACGAATTGGCCGGGATGGGCGATCCGGTTCCACCAGCGCTGCTTGGGTGCGGTTTCGATGCTCATGGAAACTGGCTCTAGTCTTCAGCCGAGCTTATCGCAAGGGCGGCGGCAAAGGGAGACAGCGCGACTGCCATGAGGCTCAATGCCGCAAGAAAGAGCAGTGCCGCACCCGCTTGCGGATTGCCGATAGCGCCGACCCCGAAGATGAGCACCGGGATGGAAAGCGGGGCGATGAGGATGGGCGCGACCAGGCCGCCGCGCCGAATCGCAACGGTCACGGCCGCACCAACGGCCCCAAAGGCTGCCAGTGCGGGGGTCCCCACTAATAGCGAGAGGAAAGTGCGCCAGAAGGTTGGGACATCCATGGCGAGCAGCATCGCCAGGAAGGGAGAGGCGATGATCAGGGGCAGGGCCGAAACAATCCAATGCGCCATCACTTTTGCGGCAATGGTGGCCGATAGCGGCAGATCGGCCTGCCGCAGCAGGACCAGCGTGCCATCGTCGTGATCGGGGCCAAAGAGCCGGTCGAGGCCCAGCAGCATGGCCAAAAAGGCCGCGATCCAGACGATGCCTGGCGCCACGGTCGCCAGCAAGACCTGATCGGGGCCAACAGCAAAGGGCACCAGAGCACCGACGATGACAAAGAAGAGGACCAGCGTCAGTACGTTGCCGCCGCCTCGCAGCGAGAGCTGCAGGTCCCGCCGGAGCACCGCCCAGAACGCCCTCATGCTGCAGCCTTGAGGCTGAGGATTTCAAGCTGGCTGGTGGGAGCGAGGTCGATGGGGTCATGGGTGGCGACAATGGCAAGTCCGCCTCGGGCCAGATGCCCGTCGAGCAAGCGCGCGACCAGGGTGTGGCCCTGGCTGTCGAGCGCAGCGGTGGGTTCATCAAGGAGCCAGACCGGTCGAAGGCTGACGAGCAGCCGCGCCAGAGCCAGGCGACGGGACTGTCCCGCAGACAGATGGCCGGCGTCGAGCCGGGCAAGCGAGCCCAGCCCAACTTCCTCTAGGGCTGCTTGGGGCGAAACGCCGGTTTCGCCATTAAGTTGTGCCCAGAAGGAGAGATTTTCGAGCACGCTCAGCCGTGGCTTGATGGCGTTGCGATGGCCGCAATAGTGCAGCTGCGGACCTGCGTCGGCATCGGCTCCATCAATGACCATTGCGCCGGCGAGCGGCGGCACCACGCCTGCCAGGGTCAGCAGCAGCGTGGTCTTGCCGGTGCCGTTTGGCCCGCGCAGCAGAAGGCAAGTGCCCCCGGCGACGGCGAAATCGAGGTTATCGACGAGGGTCAATCCGGCTCGGCCACAGGCAAGCCCCTGAGCGCGCAGCTCCAGCGGCGGAAAGGCTGGCGGTGGAAAGACTTGCCGATCGGTCATGGCCCCATCTCGTATTGAACGAAAGGCAAGGCTGGCAAGGCCAAACTCGATTGGCTATAAGCCGTCCAGATTGGAGTCATTCCAGGAAAGGCGACGCTTTTCGAGAAGTTCTCCGGGCTTTCCCCCGTAAGCGTCAGCACCATAAGCAAAAGGGCGGGACCAAACGTGAGCTCACTAGACAGCTTCAAATCGAAATCGACCCTAACGGTCGGCGGCAAGACCTACACCTATTACTCACTTGCCGAAGCCGAAAAGAACGGGCTCGCGGGCGTTTCGGCCCTGCCGCACTCGATGAAGGTGGTGCTGGAGAACCTGCTGCGCTTTGAAGACAACCGCACCGTCACCAAGGAAGATATCCTGGCGGTGGCCGAGTGGCTCAAGACGCGCACCAGCGAACACGAAATCTCCTATCGGCCGGCGCGCGTGCTAATGCAGGACTTCACCGGCGTTCCCGCCGTGGTGGATCTGGCGGCCATGCGCGACGCTACGGCCAAGCTCGGCGCCGATCCCCAGAAGATCAATCCCCTCGTCCCCGTCGACCTCGTGATCGACCACTCCGTGATGGTCGACCAGTTCGGCACGCCAATGGCGTTCGAGCAGAATGTGGAACTTGAATATGAGCGCAATGGCGAGCGCTATGAATTCTTGCGCTGGGGCCAGTCGGCGTTCGACAATTTCCGCGTCGTACCGCCCGGCACCGGCATTTGCCACCAGGTGAACCTTGAATACCTGGCCCAGACCGTCTGGACCAAGGACGAGAACGGCGAGACCGTTGCCTATCCCGACACGCTGGTTGGCACTGACTCGCACACCACCATGGTCAATGGCCTGGCAGTGCTGGGCTGGGGCGTTGGTGGGATCGAGGCCGAGGCGGCCATGCTGGGCCAACCGATCACCATGATGATCCCCGAGGTCGTCGGCTTCAAGCTGACCGGCAGGATCAACGAGGGTATCACGGCCACCGATCTGGTGCTGACCGTCACCGAGATGCTGCGCAAGAAAGGAGTGGTCGGCAAGTTCGTTGAATTCTACGGCCCGGGCCTCGATTATCTCAGCCTCGAAGACCAGGCGACGATCGCCAACATGGCGCCCGAATACGGCGCCACCTGCGGCTACTTCCCGGTTGATGCCGACACTCTGAAGTACTTGACCACTTCAGGCCGTGATCCGCAGCGCGTGGCGCTGGTGGAAGCCTATTCCAAGGCGCAGGGCATGTTCCGCGAGACCACTTCGCCGGATCCGGTCTTTACCTCCACTCTCGAACTCGACCTCACCACCGTCGTTCCCTCGATCTCCGGCCCGAAGCGCCCGCAGGATCGAATCGTGCTGACCCAGGCCAAGGAGAAGTTCATTGCCGGCCTGCCGACCGAGTTCGGCAAGACAGACGAGCCGCAGGTGCAGGTGGAAGGCGAAGACTACGCCATCGGCCATGGCGATGTGGTCATCGCAGCCATCACCTCGTGCACCAACACCTCGAACCCATCGGTGCTGGTTGCTGCCGGTCTCGTGGCCCGCAAAGCCCGCGAACTGGGGCTGACCCGCAAGCCATGGGTCAAAACCTCGCTAGCGCCCGGGTCGCAGGTGGTGACCGACTATCTGACTTCGGCAGGCTTGCAGGAAGACCTCGACGCTATCGGCTTCAACCTCGTGGGCTATGGCTGCACCACCTGCATCGGCAATTCCGGCCCGCTGCCGGCGCCGATCAGCAAGGCAGTGCAAGCCGGTGACTTGGTCGCCGCCTCGGTCCTTTCGGGTAACCGCAATTTCGAAGGTCGCGTGAACCCCGACGTCAAGGCGAACTTCCTCGCCTCGCCGCCGCTGGTGGTCGCCTATGCGCTGGCCGGTTCGATGAAGATCGACATCACCACCGAGCCGCTGGGCACGGGCAAGGACGGGCAGCCGGTCTATCTCAAGGATGTCTGGCCCTCCAACCACGAGGTCGCCGAGATCGTCCGCACCCACGTTACCCCCGAGATGTTCAAGGGCCGCTATTCGGACGTTTTCAAGGGCGACGAGCACTGGCAGGGGATCGCGGTGGAAGGCGGGGAGACCTATGCCTGGAATTCCGGCTCCACCTATGTGCAGAACCCGCCTTACTTCGAAGACCTCGAAATCGAGCCCAAGCCGGTAACCGATATCGAGAAGGCGCGCGTCCTGGCGCTCTTCCTCGACTCCATCACCACCGACCACATCTCGCCAGCCGGTTCGTTCAAGCCGAGCACGCCAGCGGGGCAGTATCTGCAGGAGCACCAGGTCGCGCCTAGGGATTTCAACTCCTATGGCGCGCGTCGCGGCAACCATGAAGTGATGATGCGTGGCACCTTTGCCAATATCCGCATCAAGAACCAGATGTTGCCGGGCGTCGAAGGCGGCTTCACCAAAGGTCCCGATGGCAGCCAAATGCCGATCTATGACGCAGCCATGGCGTACCAGGGCCAGGGCACGCCGCTGGTCGTCTTTGCCGGCAAGGAATATGGAACGGGCTCCTCGCGCGACTGGGCGGCCAAGGGCACCAACCTGCTTGGCGTAAAGGCCGTGATTGCCCAGAGCTTTGAGCGTATCCACCGCTCGAACCTGGTGGGCATGGGCGTGATCCCGCTGCAGTTCAAGGACGGCGAGAGCTGGCAGTCGCTGGGCCTCGATGGCTCCGAGACGGTGGACATCATCGGGGTCGAGACAATCACCCCGCGCGCCAAGGTGAACGTCCAGATCACCAAGGCCGATGGCAGCGTGCTGAACGTCGAAACGCTGTGCCGCATTGATACGGCCAACGAGCTCGACTACTTCAAGAACGGTGGCATTCTGCACTACGTGCTGCGCAGTCTCGTCGCGGCATAAGGGCACCTCGCTCGATCAAGCTTAGAATGGCGGCCCATGAGGGCTGCCATTTTTGTTTGTGCGGTGCTGTGTGACCGAACGTACACCCGTGGCAGCGGATTCACTGTCTCACCCCTTTTTGACTAGCGGGGGCCCTCGCGGCGGGCTTACAACTTCGGTCCATGACCCTTCGTCCCCTTCTTGCCGCCTCGCTCGGCCTTGTTGCGCTTGCCCTATCGTCCTCTTTTGCCGGGGCCGAGCACTATCGCATCCGGCCCAAGGCGGTGGTTGAGCTGTTTACCAGCCAGGGCTGCGCCCAGTGCCCCCCCGCTGACGCCCTGCTCACGAGCCTCGCCGAGAGCGGGGATGTCGTGGCGCTCGCCTACCATGTCGACTATTGGGACTATGTGGGTTGGGAAGACACTTTCGGCGACGGCATGTTCTCGGACCGGCAGCGTGCTTACGCAGAAAGCTGGGGCTCCTCGCGCATCTATACTCCGCAGATGGTGGTCAATGGCGCCAAGGGCGTTGTAGGCTCAAAGCGTCATGAAGTGCATGGCGCCTTGAGCGGGGTGAGCCTGCCCCTTTCGGTGGAGCTCGAGCGCGACGGCGACATGCTCAAGGTCAGTGTGCCGGCCGATCCGCAGCTGGGTGACGCAGTGGTGTGGCTGGTTACCTATCGCGACCGTGCCGAAGTGATGATCGACAAGGGCGAGAATGCCGGCAAGACCATGGCCTATACCCAGGTCGTGACCGGGCGACAGGCGCTGGGCATGTGGGAAGCCGAAACCGGTGCGGATCTCAAGCTGCCGCTCCACGAGGTGATGGCCGACGAGGCCACGGGGATTGCCGTACTCGTGCAGCAAGAACGCGAAGGTTTGCCCGGACCTATTTTGGGAGCCGCCGCCTACGAGCAGCATTGATCGCAACCATGCAAAGAAAGCCCGCCCTTGGGGGCAAGGGCGGGACGGTCTGACTGACTGGTCAACTTAGAAAAGGGCGGCTGGTGTCCAAACGTTTCGGTTGGGGGCTCGGTCTGCCTGGGCACCAGCCACTGGAGGCAACGATCACAAGATCGTGGGCTAATCGGGCGGGCTGAGGGACAAAGTATGACCGAATTGGGGTATTTCGTTACCTGAGCGTTAAGCGTGCGACCGCTTGCATCGGGGACTGAAAGCCGCAACTATGACACTACGTTGACATCGGAGGGCCACCCCAAAGGTGCAGGGCCGGACATCGAAAGACAACAAAGTTAGCCTTTCCCTGGTGCAGGGTGGGGAGGGATCGCCACCGACTGGTGGCGGCAAGCCGCTCGCCATCGTGCCCTTTGATCGCAAGGAACTGGCGACGATCCTCTCGGTCTATGGCCGCAAGGTGGGGCAGGGCGAATGGCGCGACTACGCCATGGATTTCCTTAAGGACCGTGCGCTCTTTTCAATCTATGCGCGCGTTTCTGAGCGGCCGCTCTTTATCATCGAAAAGGCGCCTCGCCTGCGCAACCGGCAGGGGCAGTATTCGGTGACCAATCAGCAGGGCCGTATCCTCAAGCGCGGGCATGACCTCGCGCAGGTGCTGCGAGTGCTTGATCCGCAGCTTGCAGTGGTGAGCTAGCGCCTAGAGCGCCAGCTGCATGTGGACGATGTCCAGCCAGCGGTCGAATTTGAGACCGAGCTTCTCGTGCCGCCCGATGTGGCGGAAACCGAGTTTTTCGTGCAGGGCAATGGAGCGGTCCTGCTCCCCGGTGATGACGGCGATCATCTGCTTGAAGCCGAAGGTGCGGGACTGGACGATGAGCTCGGTCAGGAGCGTTCGGCCCAGGCCGGAGCCAATGGCATCCTCGCGCAAATAGATCGAATCCTCGCAGGTAAAGCGATAGGCGGGCCGGGGCCGGTAAGTCGAGGCATAGGCGTAGCCGATGACCTCACCCCCGCGCTCGGCGATGATTACTGGATGCCCCGCATCAAGCATGTGGCCGAACTTTTCGGCGAGATAGGTATGGCCAGGTGCCTCAAGGTCGAAGGTGGCCGTCGATGTCTCGACATAGTGCCGGTAGATGGCGGTGATCGCGGGGATATCACCCCAGGAAAAGGGGCGCAGGACGAGGTCGGACACTTGAGGGCGCAACTCGACAAAAGAAAAGGACCGCAGCCTTTCTAAGCTGCGGTCCCGATATTCGTCCAACCAAATTCTTGGTGCTGGTTACTCGCGAGTGCCGAACAGGCGGAGCAGCATCAGGAAGAGGTTGATGAAGTCGAGGTAGAGGCTCAGCGCGCCCATGATGGCGCCCTTGGCCAGCGTGTCGGCACCAAGCGTCTCGGAGTAGCCTTCCTTGATCTTCTGGGTGTCGTAGGCGGTGAGGCCCACAAAGATCAGCACGCCAACGGCAGAGATCGCAAATTCAAGCATCGAAGACTGCATGAAGATGTTGACCACCGAGGCGATGATCAGGCCGATCAGGCCCATGAACAGGAAGCTGCCCATGCCGGTGAGGTCACGCTTGGTGGTGTAGCCGTAAAGGCTCATGGCACCGAACGTAGCGGCCGTGATGAAGAACACCTTGGCGATCGAGGCGTCGGTGTAGACCATGAAGATGGAGGACAGCGACAGGCCCATGATGGCCGAGAACGCCCAGAAGGTGCCTTGCGCGGCAGTCACGGAAAGCTTGTTGATGCCAAAGCTCAGCACCATTACAAAAGCGAGTGGCGCCAGGGCCACAACCCACATCAGGGGCGTGGTGTAAAGCAGCGCACCCCAGGCGGTCAGCTCGCCATTGCTCACGGCGGCGGCATTGGAGAAGTAGGCGACGACACCCGTCACTACCAGTCCGATACCCATATAGTTGTAGACGCGCAGCATATAGCTGCGCAGGCCCTCGTCGATGGCCAAGGCCGAGCCGGCCCGCGCACCGAGGGTCTGACGGTCATATTCAGCCATTTAATCGGTTTCCTTTCCCAATATGAGAGCGGTCTCTAACCGCCGGTGGGCATTGCTTGCCACTTGCACAACAATATGGATGCCACGCCCTTGGTTTACAAGTGATCTCGGGGCGCTGCGACGAATGGACTGGCTGCGGCTTAAGGTTGTGTTACGGTCCGGGGCGAATCTGATGCTGACCTGCACGAGGAGGGCCCCATGCCCCGGCTCTTTACCGGCCTCGAAATCCCGACAGATGTGGGATTTGCGCTTTCTCTCAAGCGCGGTGGCCTCAGCGGCGCCCGCTGGATCGACCCCGAGAATTACCATATCACCCTGCGCTTCATCGGTGATGTCGACGGGCAGACCGCCGACGAGGTGGCCGATAGCCTCGATCGGCTCTCCAATTCGATGCGGTTCGAGGTGCGGCTCACCCATCTAGGGACATTTGGTGGCGATAAGCCGCGGGCGCTTTATGCGGGGGTGGATCCGAGCGAAGCTCTAACCCGGTTGCAAGCCGCCCAGGAGCGGGTGCTACAACGGGCGGGACTACCCGCCGAGGGGCGCAAATTCGTGCCGCATGTGACACTGGCGCGGCTGCGCGGAGCCGGCGCCGAAGAGGTGGCGCGCTTTATTGCCGATGCCGGGCGGTTCGAACCGCTGAGCTTTCCGGTGGGCCGGTTCGTGCTCTATTCCAGCAAGGACTCGGTGGGCGGTGGGCCCTATGTGGTCGAGCAGAGCTACCCCCTGGCCGCCTAAAGGTCACTCAAGTGTTAGCGCATTGGTAACGCTGAGCGTAGCTTGAAGCGCTGGGCGCCAAATTGCCGCCGCCTTTGCCTCGCATTTGAAGTGAATTGGTCCGGTGCAGGGCGGCGCTTGACTTCTTGGTAACCATGTTGGGGCAGAGTCGCGCGGGCAGCTCTTCCGAGCATGGACCACATAGACGAGAGGAAGAATTGGCGATGACGAAGAAAACCGGTGGCCTTATCCTTGGGCTCGCGGTCGGCGCGGTCATGGCTCTCGCTCCTGCCGCCCAGGCGCAGCAGGCGACCGAGCTCGGCACTTTCAGTGCCTGGACCGCCTGGCAGGCGACCGATGCCTCGGGCACGATCTGCTATGTCTCTGGCACGCCGCAATCGAGCGAGCCGGCCGGGGCCAATCGCGATCCGATCCATTTCATGATCATCCACCGCAAGGGGATGGGCACCAAGAACGAAGTCCAGACCATTATTGGCTATCCCTTCAACACCACCGACGCCAAGGCCAGTGCGACGATCGACGGGCGCAGCTACCCCATGGTGACCGAGGGTTCGGCCGCCTGGCTCGCCTCGACAGGTGATGAAGCCGGCTTCGTGCAGGCCTTCAAGGCTGGCAGCCAGCTGGTGGTGCGCGGCACCTCGCAGCGTGGAACCAATACAGTGGACACCTATTCCCTGTCGGGTGCCACGGCGGCGGTGAACGCGATCGACGGCGCCTGCGCCTGATCACCCTTTCGGGTTGCCCCCTAGGGGCGATCCGCCATAATCGGGCGGCGGGCCGCGAGGCCCACGCCCTTTTTGTTGTTTGTCCAGAGAGGCCCTTCATGACCAAGCCCGTCCTTGCGCTTGCCTTGCTCGCCACCCTAGTTCTGCCCGCCAGCGCCCAGGCGCAGCAGGTACGGCTCTTGGGAGAGCATCGCGCCTGGTCGAGCTATGCGGCAAATGATGCGGCGGGCGAAGTGTGCTTTGCGATGGCCGAACCCGAAAGCGTCGAGCCGACGCCGGACGACTACAGCCAGGCCTATGCCTATGTGACCAACCGGCCGGCCGAGACTGTCAGCAACGAATTCAACCTCGTGGCTGGCTTTGCTTTCCAGCCCGATAGCCAGGCCACCGTGACGGTGGACGGCCAGACCTTTAATCTCTTCACCCAGAACGACGCGGCCTGGCTCGACGATGCCAGCCAGTCTGGAGCGCTGGCCAGCGCCATCCGCGCCGGATCTTCCATGGTGATCGAGGGCACGACAGCCGCCGGCATCAAGGTGACGCAGACCTATTCGCTCTCGGGCGCCACCGCTGCGCAGCAATCGATCGACGCGGAGTGTTGAGTCGTTCCGCTCGCGCAGACGTGACAGAGAAGGGCGAATAGCAGGCCTGCATCCGGCAAACGGACCCATGACTTTGCGCAAAGGGCACCCATATGGTATGGGCTTCGCCACTTCCCGCATTTCCGGACTCTTGCCACGCCCATGAGCATTGCGCTGAACCTCGACCATTCGACTGCCGTGCGCCCTGCCGCCGCCAGCCGGCCGTCGCTGATCGGTCTTTCCAAGCCGCAGCTCGCTGCCTCGTTGTTGGACGCGGGAATTGCGACGGAAAAGGAAAGCCGCATGCGGGCGAGTCAGCTGTGGAACTGGCTCTATGTGAACGGCGTCACCGATTTCGAGCGGATGACCAATGTGGCCAAGCCGGTGCGCCAGAAGCTCGCCGACGCGTTTATTCTCGACCGGCCCGAAATCGTCTCCGAGCAGGTTTCGAGCGATGGGACCCGCAAATGGCTGTTCCGCTTCCGCGACCCGGCCAATCCGAACTATCCGCCCGTCGAGGTGGAAACCGTCTATATCCCCGAGGCGGATCGTGGCACGCTCTGCGTGTCGAGTCAGGTCGGCTGTACGCTCACCTGCTCGTTCTGCCATACCGGCACGCAAAAGCTGGTGCGCAATCTCACTGCCGGCGAGATCCTGGGCCAGGTGCTGATGGCACGCGAGCGCCTGGGCGACTTTCCCGGCGGCCAGCGTCCGGATGACGGCGGACTCGTGCCCGGCGGCGAGAGCCGCGCCATCACCAATATCGTGATGATGGGCATGGGCGAGCCGCTCTACAATTACGAGAACGTCAAGCAGGCCCTGCTGATCGCTTCGGCCGGTGATGGCATGAGCCTGTCCAGGCGCCGCATCACGCTTTCGACCTCCGGTGTCGTGCCCTTTATCGAGCCGACCGGGCGCGAGATCGACGTGATGCTCGCCATTTCGCTCCATGCCACCAATAATGATCTGCGCGACGTGCTGGTGCCGATCAACAAGAAGTGGCCTTTGGAAGAGCTGCTCGAGGCCTGCCGGAACTATCCCGGCCTCTCCAATGCCCGCCGCATCACCTTCGAATATGTGATGCTCGACGGGATCAATGACAGCGACGCCGAGGCACGCGAACTGGTGCGGCTCTTGGCGGGCATTCCCGCCAAGATCAACCTCATTCCGTTCAACCCCTGGCCGGGCTCGAACTATGGCACCTCGCCCTCCTCGCGGATCGAGCGCTTTGCCGACATCGTCAATCGCGCGGGCTATGCCAGCCCTGTTCGCACGCCACGCGGCCGCGATATCTTCGCCGCCTGCGGGCAGCTCAAGAGCGAGAGCGAACGGCTGAGCAAGAAAGACCGCGAGGCGCTGGCGGTGCTGTGAGCCCGTCGGCGCGACGCGTCGAAGCGGCCCTGGCCGCAGTGGAAGCTGCAGCCGCGCGGCGCCACCCCGATATCTGCCCGCTCTGCGAGCGACCCATTCCGCCCGAGGCGAAATCAAGCCGGCATCATCTAACGCCCCGGCTCAAGGGCGGCACGCATAAGGGTACGGTGCGCCTCCATCAGGTCTGCCACAGCGCCATCCACGCCCGGTTCTCGGAAGCCGAGATCGCCACCCGGCTGGCAGATGTGGAAAGCCTGCGCAGCGATCCGGAGATGGCGGCCTTTATCACCTGGATCCGCGACAAGCCGCCGACCTTCCATGCGCCCACCCGCATGACGCGCGAGCGGCGGCAAACCAAGCGGGAGCGCAACCGGTGAGCATCACCGTCCGGCGCATGGCCCCTGACGATTCGGCGGCCTTCGCCAGAATTGCCGGTGGGGTGTTCGACCAGCCCATCGACCCGGTCCGCCTCCGCGACTATCTCGCCACGCCAGGGCATCTACTGGTGCTGGCCTTTGACGGTGACCTGATCGTGGGACAGTGCGCTGGGGTGCTGCACCGGCATCCCGACAAGGTGACAGAGCTCTATGTCGATGAGGTGGGAACAGGTGATAACTATCTGCGGCGCGGCGTCGCTTCCTTGATGCTGGGAGAGCTCTTTGCATGGGGGAGGGAGCTGGGCTGCGCGGAGGCGTGGCTGGGCACCGAGCTCGACAATGAGGCGGCCAACGGCTTTTATCGCCGCTGGGGCGGCGCCGAAGACACGATCAAATACTACGAGTTCAAGCTCTAGCTGCTATTTGCGCAGGATGACCCAGACGGCGTGGATGAGCCCGGGGAAATAGCCCAGCAGCGTCAAAAGGATGTTGAGCCAGAAGTGCAGCCCCAATCCCACCTGCAGGAACACCCCGATGGGTGGGATGATAACCGATAGGATGATGCGGAGGACGTCCATGGCTTGCTCCCAATGCTCAGGGAGAACAACGGGCAGCTCAGGGCAGAGTTCCTATTCGCCCGCCACCCACTCGATCCGGTAGCCGCCACGACCCTCTTCGGCAAGCCGCTCGGCAAGGGCGGGCAGCAGCACTTGCATTTCCCCTTCTAGCGCAAAGGGCGGGTTCACCACGATCATGCCGGTGCCGTGGAGGCGCGGCGGGGCGGACGGCGCGCGAATGGTGAGCTCAAGGCGGAGGATCTTGCCAATGTTGCTCGTGCGGAGGTCGGCCATGTAGGCCTCGACGTCGCGCGGTTCCTTGATGGGATACCAGAAGGCGTAGATACCGGTGGGCCAACGGCAATGCGCCTTGACCAAGGCCGCCGCCATGCGGGCGAACTCGCCCTTTTCCTCGAACGGCGGATCGACCAAGACAAGCCCGCGCTTTTCCTTGGGCGGCAAATGCGTGCCCATGGCGGCCCAGCCATCGAGGTGGGTGACGCGGGTTTGGATGTCGCCGGCGAAGTTCTCGCTGAGAGCCTCAGCATCCTGAGGGTGCAGCTCGAGGGCAAAGAGCCGGTCCTGTTCCCTCAAGAGCTGGCGGGTGAGCAGCGGGGAGCCGGGGTAGAAGCGCAGGGTGCCGTCTGAGTTCTGCGCCCGGACGGCCCTGAGGTAGGTCGCTGCGAGGTTACCAGCCTCGCCGGCCAAGCCCTCGGCGACGAGCCGCCCGATGCCGTCCACCCA from Devosia sp. RR2S18 includes:
- a CDS encoding invasion associated locus B family protein, whose amino-acid sequence is MTKKTGGLILGLAVGAVMALAPAAQAQQATELGTFSAWTAWQATDASGTICYVSGTPQSSEPAGANRDPIHFMIIHRKGMGTKNEVQTIIGYPFNTTDAKASATIDGRSYPMVTEGSAAWLASTGDEAGFVQAFKAGSQLVVRGTSQRGTNTVDTYSLSGATAAVNAIDGACA
- a CDS encoding DUF2794 domain-containing protein; the encoded protein is MQGRTSKDNKVSLSLVQGGEGSPPTGGGKPLAIVPFDRKELATILSVYGRKVGQGEWRDYAMDFLKDRALFSIYARVSERPLFIIEKAPRLRNRQGQYSVTNQQGRILKRGHDLAQVLRVLDPQLAVVS
- a CDS encoding GNAT family N-acetyltransferase, which gives rise to MSDLVLRPFSWGDIPAITAIYRHYVETSTATFDLEAPGHTYLAEKFGHMLDAGHPVIIAERGGEVIGYAYASTYRPRPAYRFTCEDSIYLREDAIGSGLGRTLLTELIVQSRTFGFKQMIAVITGEQDRSIALHEKLGFRHIGRHEKLGLKFDRWLDIVHMQLAL
- a CDS encoding Bax inhibitor-1/YccA family protein, producing the protein MAEYDRQTLGARAGSALAIDEGLRSYMLRVYNYMGIGLVVTGVVAYFSNAAAVSNGELTAWGALLYTTPLMWVVALAPLAFVMVLSFGINKLSVTAAQGTFWAFSAIMGLSLSSIFMVYTDASIAKVFFITAATFGAMSLYGYTTKRDLTGMGSFLFMGLIGLIIASVVNIFMQSSMLEFAISAVGVLIFVGLTAYDTQKIKEGYSETLGADTLAKGAIMGALSLYLDFINLFLMLLRLFGTRE
- the rlmN gene encoding 23S rRNA (adenine(2503)-C(2))-methyltransferase RlmN, producing the protein MSIALNLDHSTAVRPAAASRPSLIGLSKPQLAASLLDAGIATEKESRMRASQLWNWLYVNGVTDFERMTNVAKPVRQKLADAFILDRPEIVSEQVSSDGTRKWLFRFRDPANPNYPPVEVETVYIPEADRGTLCVSSQVGCTLTCSFCHTGTQKLVRNLTAGEILGQVLMARERLGDFPGGQRPDDGGLVPGGESRAITNIVMMGMGEPLYNYENVKQALLIASAGDGMSLSRRRITLSTSGVVPFIEPTGREIDVMLAISLHATNNDLRDVLVPINKKWPLEELLEACRNYPGLSNARRITFEYVMLDGINDSDAEARELVRLLAGIPAKINLIPFNPWPGSNYGTSPSSRIERFADIVNRAGYASPVRTPRGRDIFAACGQLKSESERLSKKDREALAVL
- a CDS encoding invasion associated locus B family protein, encoding MTKPVLALALLATLVLPASAQAQQVRLLGEHRAWSSYAANDAAGEVCFAMAEPESVEPTPDDYSQAYAYVTNRPAETVSNEFNLVAGFAFQPDSQATVTVDGQTFNLFTQNDAAWLDDASQSGALASAIRAGSSMVIEGTTAAGIKVTQTYSLSGATAAQQSIDAEC
- the thpR gene encoding RNA 2',3'-cyclic phosphodiesterase, which produces MPRLFTGLEIPTDVGFALSLKRGGLSGARWIDPENYHITLRFIGDVDGQTADEVADSLDRLSNSMRFEVRLTHLGTFGGDKPRALYAGVDPSEALTRLQAAQERVLQRAGLPAEGRKFVPHVTLARLRGAGAEEVARFIADAGRFEPLSFPVGRFVLYSSKDSVGGGPYVVEQSYPLAA
- a CDS encoding DUF1223 domain-containing protein; its protein translation is MTLRPLLAASLGLVALALSSSFAGAEHYRIRPKAVVELFTSQGCAQCPPADALLTSLAESGDVVALAYHVDYWDYVGWEDTFGDGMFSDRQRAYAESWGSSRIYTPQMVVNGAKGVVGSKRHEVHGALSGVSLPLSVELERDGDMLKVSVPADPQLGDAVVWLVTYRDRAEVMIDKGENAGKTMAYTQVVTGRQALGMWEAETGADLKLPLHEVMADEATGIAVLVQQEREGLPGPILGAAAYEQH